From a region of the Cyprinus carpio isolate SPL01 chromosome B21, ASM1834038v1, whole genome shotgun sequence genome:
- the LOC109082249 gene encoding pyroglutamylated RF-amide peptide receptor-like has translation MNLTAHLLDLMLKASNLSRWQFIQEFSIPPLVAVPRLPSTLLPVFGLLYVLIFGLAVVGNGAVLVILCRRKALQSPSTFFICSLALSDLLISIVCVPATMLQHFFTNWLAGDFLCKLIPFLQVTAIATSMLTMTCIAVERFQGILYPLHVRNSYFLCYAFKMLVVVWLVALAIAAPILFVQKVEVKYDFLFDVQHTCCLEVWPSQHQRRAYTTCLSVLVFLAPLTTMAILYWKIMRELWGKHKVHDVMFQTLPGSEINKITRRKKRAVRMMATVVLLFAACWAPFHLVSLLLDYGQLDLDLDSEFLLVSVVQILGFSNSVCNPLVYAALNTTFKRDLLALLTRGCSGARGCCCSSCSWWSWRSHKRVGISAVESVEPRRGLETTCRQGGIRSWSKPAWEGEPERPTSNMFPPMNLLSAIRSKKTSSTMILSVIDPPHTDSTSGSDQPLTGILGE, from the exons ATGAACCTGACCGCACATCTTCTGGACCTCATGCTGAAGGCTTCCAACCTCTCTCGATGGCAGTTCATCCAGGAATTCTCCATTCCTCCTCTGGTGGCCGTGCCCAGACTCCCTAGCACCCTGCTTCCAGTTTTTGGTCTGCTCTACGTGCTCATCTTTGGGCTCGCGGTGGTGGGAAACGGGGCGGTGCTGGTAATCTTATGTCGCAGGAAGGCTCTGCAGTCTCCCAGCACCTTCTTCATTTGTTCTCTGGCACTCAGTGACCTCCTGATATCCATAGTGTGTGTTCCTGCCACAATGCTGCAACACTTCTTTACCAACTGGTTGGCAG GTGATTTCCTGTGCAAGTTAATACCATTCCTACAAGTGACAGCCATAGCAACCAGCATGCTCACCATGACTTGTATTGCTGTAGAGCGTTTCCAGGGAATCCTTTATCCTCTGCATGTCCGCAACAGCTACTTTCTTTGTTATGCCTTCAAGATGCTGG TGGTCGTGTGGTTAGTTGCCCTGGCAATCGCGGCTCCCATATTGTTTGTTCAGAAAGTGGAG gtgaaatatgactttctgttcgATGTCCAACACACCTGTTGTTTGGAAGTATGGCCAAGCCAGCACCAGAGGAGAGCCTACACTACCTGTTTGTCCGTCCTGGTGTTTCTGGCCCCCTTGACGACCATGGCCATCCTCTACTGGAAGATCATGCGGGAGCTCTGGGGCAAGCACAAAGTGCACGACGTCATGTTTCAAACGCTCCCAGGATCTGAAATTAACAAGATTACCAG GAGGAAGAAGCGTGCGGTAAGAATGATGGCCACTGTGGTGCTGCTCTTTGCCGCCTGCTGGGCACCTTTCCATCTGGTCTCCCTCTTGCTTGACTACG GTCAACTGGACCTTGATCTTGACTCCGAGTTTCTCCTAGTCAGTGTGGTTCAGATCCTGGGATTCAGCAACTCTGTGTGTAACCCTCTGGTTTATGCGGCCCTCAACACTACCTTCAAAAGGGACCTGCTGGCTCTGCTCACTCGAGGATGCTCCGGTGCAAGAGGTTGCTGCTGTAGCTCATGCTCCTGGTGGTCCTGGAGGAGTCACAAACGAGTGGGCATCTCAGCAGTGGAATCAGTGGAACCCAGACGGGGCCTGGAGACAACATGCAGACAGGGAGGGATCAGATCGTGGAGCAAACCAGCATGGGAGGGTGAACCAGAGAGGCCTACATCTAACATGTTCCCCCCCATGAACCTTCTCAGTGCCATCAGATCCAAAAAGACCTCCAGTACCATGATACTAAGTGTTATCGACCCTCCACACACAGACAGCACATCTGGGTCTGACCAGCCTCTCACAGGCATACTGGGCGAGTGA
- the LOC109082251 gene encoding lysosomal membrane ascorbate-dependent ferrireductase CYB561A3: MSFPVSFYVLSVCLGFLCVMFVCLWSGTWRGGFAWDGSFLQFNWHPVLMVTSLVVLYGNAIVLYRVPLTWSRWWCKRAHAGLLFVAMVLSVLGVCAAFDFHTANNIPHLYSLHSWTGISTVALFTLQWFVGLCAFLLPWTPLAFRARLKPLHIWMGIAIFILSLITSLSGINEKLLLTLNGRNGSNTKPYTTLPAEALFANSFGIAVVIFGLLVLKLLFSQKWKNPESENETDRPLLTDAR, encoded by the exons ATGAGTTTCCCTGTGTCCTTCTATGTGCTGAGTGTGTGCCTCgggtttttgtgtgtgatgtTCGTGTGTCTGTGGAGTGGGACCTGGAGAGGAGGATTTGCCTGGGATGGATCTTTTCTGCAGTTTAACTGGCACCCGGTTCTCATGGTGACGAGTCTCGTGGTGCTGTATGGAAATG ccaTAGTCCTGTACCGTGTTCCTCTCACCTGGAGCAGGTGGTGGTGTAAGCGGGCCCATGCAGGGCTGTTGTTTGTGGCCATGGTGCTGTCTGTGCTAGGAGTGTGTGCTGCCTTTGATTTTCACACTGCCAACAACATCCCTCATCTGTATTCATTACACAGCTGGACTGGGATCTCCACAGTGGCCCTATTCACTTTGCAG TGGTTTGTGGGTCTTTGTGCTTTCTTGTTGCCCTGGACCCCTTTGGCTTTTAGAGCCCGTCTGAAACCTCTTCACATCTGGATGGGCATTGCCATCTTCATCCTGAGTCTCATCACCAGCCTGTCTGGGATCAATGAGAAACTACTGCTGACACT AAATGGGAGAAATGGAAGCAATACCAAACCATATACGACACTGCCTGCTGAAGCTCTGTTTGCAAACTCATTTGGCATTGCAGTTGTTATTTTTGGATTGTTAGTGCTGAAACTTCTGTTCAGTCAGAAATGGAAGAATCCAGAGTCTGAGAATGAAACTGACAGA CCTTTGCTGACAGATGCCagatga